One window of Dyadobacter sandarakinus genomic DNA carries:
- a CDS encoding FKBP-type peptidyl-prolyl cis-trans isomerase has translation MFTSGKTIFAALFIAALSGQSIAQTTKKTVKPATPVKKTATSSATKTAQGPAVLKTQADSLCAAIGVSFSNSLTSQGITDINTDVLTQTITAALKGQKTAFNPEDANRFIAGYFQKMMEEKGAVVRVEGEKFLEENKTKPGVVTTESGLQYQVIKTGDGPKPAATDKVKTHYHGTLTNGTVFDSSVDRGEPVEFPVNGVIKGWTEALQLMPVGSKWKLFIPYQLAYGERAAGPQIPAYSALVFEVELLEIVK, from the coding sequence ATGTTCACATCAGGAAAAACAATTTTTGCAGCTTTATTCATCGCAGCACTATCAGGACAAAGCATTGCTCAAACTACGAAAAAAACAGTGAAGCCAGCTACTCCGGTGAAAAAAACCGCTACAAGCTCAGCAACTAAAACTGCTCAGGGACCGGCAGTTCTCAAAACCCAGGCTGACTCCCTGTGTGCTGCAATCGGCGTTAGTTTTTCCAATTCGTTAACTTCTCAGGGAATTACAGATATCAATACCGATGTGCTTACCCAAACCATTACAGCGGCGCTTAAAGGGCAGAAGACAGCTTTTAACCCTGAGGATGCCAACCGTTTCATTGCAGGATATTTCCAGAAAATGATGGAGGAAAAAGGTGCCGTAGTACGGGTAGAAGGTGAAAAGTTTTTGGAAGAAAATAAGACGAAGCCTGGTGTGGTGACTACCGAAAGCGGACTGCAGTACCAGGTAATCAAAACCGGTGACGGCCCCAAACCGGCTGCCACGGATAAAGTAAAAACACATTACCACGGAACACTTACCAATGGAACGGTTTTTGACAGTTCGGTAGATCGCGGAGAGCCGGTGGAATTTCCTGTGAATGGTGTGATTAAAGGATGGACCGAAGCATTGCAGCTGATGCCGGTAGGTTCCAAATGGAAGTTGTTTATTCCTTATCAGCTGGCGTACGGCGAGCGGGCAGCAGGACCTCAGATCCCCGCTTATTCAGCCTTGGTTTTTGAGGTCGAACTATTAGAAATCGTTAAATAG
- a CDS encoding efflux RND transporter periplasmic adaptor subunit → MKNFHWPVLCILGLLSYGCASKKQSEAGSKDSIMTIPVTELKPQKTQLHREYVGNIHAVRNVEIYARVKGYLEEVYVDEGKDVKKGQLLFRINNEEYATQLAKAKANLQSAVAEAKGAELELRRIKLLADKNVISKTEVDVADAKLAAANARIEEARSEKSNAALQLAQTEIRAPFDGVIDRLPHKMGSLITEGTLLTTLSDTKTVFAYFNVSENEYLEYVKSRGKNEHGKAVVQLELADGSFFRHKGTIETMEGAFDEGTGSIAFRARFSNPEKLLKHGSTGTIRLTNTVENAILIPQKAAFEIQDKNFVYVLGKDNKIKTRSFVPHSRLSTFYVVKSGLQSGETIVYEGLQSLRDGATINPKTVSLDTAEVSTEKIAISAR, encoded by the coding sequence ATGAAAAATTTTCATTGGCCGGTGCTATGCATCCTGGGCCTGCTGTCGTATGGCTGTGCTTCCAAAAAACAAAGTGAAGCCGGCAGCAAAGACAGTATTATGACCATCCCCGTCACCGAGTTGAAGCCGCAGAAAACACAGCTGCATCGTGAATATGTCGGCAATATTCACGCCGTCAGAAATGTAGAAATATACGCCCGAGTTAAAGGTTACCTGGAAGAAGTGTATGTGGACGAAGGAAAGGATGTAAAAAAAGGACAGCTTCTTTTCCGTATTAACAATGAAGAATATGCTACGCAGCTCGCCAAAGCCAAAGCCAATCTTCAAAGCGCCGTAGCCGAGGCTAAAGGTGCTGAGCTGGAACTCCGCAGGATAAAGCTGCTGGCCGATAAAAATGTAATTTCCAAAACAGAGGTTGATGTAGCGGATGCCAAACTTGCTGCTGCCAATGCACGCATTGAAGAGGCCCGCTCCGAGAAATCCAATGCCGCTCTGCAACTGGCGCAAACAGAAATCCGTGCACCCTTCGACGGTGTGATCGACCGCCTTCCCCACAAAATGGGAAGCCTGATCACTGAAGGTACCCTGCTTACAACCTTGTCTGATACAAAAACCGTATTTGCCTATTTCAATGTTTCCGAAAACGAGTACCTGGAATATGTGAAGTCAAGAGGGAAAAACGAGCATGGCAAGGCAGTAGTGCAGTTGGAACTGGCCGATGGTTCGTTCTTCAGGCATAAAGGAACCATCGAAACTATGGAGGGTGCATTCGACGAAGGTACCGGCTCTATCGCATTCCGTGCACGGTTCAGTAATCCTGAAAAACTCCTCAAACACGGTTCCACGGGTACTATCCGGCTCACGAATACGGTAGAAAATGCGATCCTGATTCCTCAGAAGGCAGCTTTTGAAATCCAGGACAAAAACTTCGTGTATGTATTGGGGAAAGATAATAAGATCAAGACACGAAGCTTCGTGCCGCACTCCCGTCTGTCTACTTTCTATGTAGTCAAATCAGGATTACAATCGGGCGAAACCATTGTATATGAGGGCCTGCAGTCGCTGCGGGATGGGGCAACCATCAATCCCAAGACGGTTTCCCTGGACACGGCTGAGGTATCAACCGAAAAAATTGCAATCAGCGCCAGATAA
- a CDS encoding helix-turn-helix domain-containing protein yields MSGFNEKIRAIRMMKGIKQIEIAQLLNVRQQSVSKIENGQIQIGIDTAERIANYLGFATSSELETFYEKYIDKKSNDQE; encoded by the coding sequence ATGTCAGGATTCAATGAAAAAATCAGGGCAATTAGAATGATGAAAGGAATCAAACAGATCGAGATTGCCCAGCTGCTGAATGTAAGACAACAATCCGTGAGTAAAATTGAGAATGGACAGATACAAATAGGTATTGATACAGCAGAGAGGATAGCCAATTATCTTGGCTTTGCCACATCATCCGAGTTGGAGACATTCTATGAAAAATACATAGACAAAAAAAGCAATGATCAGGAATGA
- a CDS encoding efflux transporter outer membrane subunit, whose product MKTYKKFYWLISAGLIAIVSGCKLTKPVQQQARLKTPETFTGQTDTASIADIPWKTFFKDVRLVALIDTALHHNLDLKIAAQRIEMARSGVWAAHGAMLPVVGADISGGGRKFGDYTMDGVGNYDTNFSENLDNDRRLPAPFLPDYFVGLRSGWEVDIWGKLKTQKRAAYNRLLSTEKGRQAVITGLVAEIANSYYELTALDSELEIIHRNLALQDSASQTVRIQKEAGRATELAVRQFDAQLLNTRSMEVEIHQKIIENENRLNLMLGRFPQAVERTPIQNLVLPDGIQAGFPAAMLRRRPDVQEAQWNLQAAYSEQQAARLAFLPSLNITAFIGLNAFKSNLLFNPGSVAYSALGGLTAPLVNRRALKAGQKRAEAASLEAYYGYNKTVLNAFQEISTGLKKLENSRKIGNFKTQEVAVLQGAVSVSRDLFIGGYANYLEVITAQRSVLDAELTLTNARRDQFLALIELYRSLGGGWE is encoded by the coding sequence ATGAAAACATATAAAAAATTCTATTGGCTGATCAGTGCGGGGCTGATTGCCATAGTATCAGGCTGTAAGCTTACAAAGCCCGTACAGCAACAAGCCCGTCTGAAAACCCCCGAAACATTTACAGGCCAGACAGACACTGCGAGTATTGCAGATATTCCCTGGAAAACGTTTTTTAAAGACGTGCGCCTGGTAGCATTGATAGACACGGCCCTTCACCACAACCTGGATTTAAAAATCGCAGCCCAACGTATAGAGATGGCACGTTCAGGCGTGTGGGCGGCTCATGGTGCAATGTTACCCGTGGTAGGTGCTGACATTTCCGGTGGCGGCAGGAAGTTCGGGGATTATACGATGGACGGGGTAGGAAATTACGACACCAATTTTTCGGAAAACTTGGATAATGACCGGCGCCTTCCCGCTCCATTCCTGCCCGACTATTTTGTAGGGCTCAGAAGTGGCTGGGAAGTGGATATATGGGGAAAACTAAAAACCCAGAAACGTGCTGCTTATAACAGGCTGCTCAGCACCGAAAAGGGACGTCAGGCGGTGATTACAGGACTTGTGGCCGAGATTGCCAACAGCTATTATGAGCTGACTGCATTGGATTCCGAACTTGAAATTATTCACCGGAACCTGGCTTTGCAGGACTCTGCCTCTCAAACCGTAAGAATACAGAAAGAGGCCGGGCGGGCTACGGAGCTGGCTGTTCGCCAGTTTGATGCTCAGCTGCTTAATACCCGAAGCATGGAAGTAGAGATACACCAGAAGATCATTGAAAATGAAAACAGGCTTAACTTAATGCTGGGGCGTTTTCCACAGGCTGTTGAAAGAACACCTATTCAAAACCTTGTTCTTCCGGATGGTATTCAGGCCGGGTTCCCGGCAGCGATGCTGCGAAGAAGACCTGATGTACAGGAAGCCCAGTGGAATCTGCAGGCAGCTTACTCGGAACAACAGGCAGCCCGCCTTGCTTTTCTTCCCTCGCTCAATATTACCGCGTTTATTGGTCTCAATGCATTTAAAAGCAATTTGTTGTTTAATCCGGGCTCTGTCGCGTACAGTGCACTGGGTGGTCTAACCGCTCCGCTGGTCAATCGAAGAGCATTGAAAGCAGGACAAAAACGTGCAGAAGCAGCCAGCCTGGAAGCATATTATGGTTATAATAAAACCGTATTGAATGCATTTCAGGAAATAAGTACCGGACTGAAAAAGCTGGAAAACAGCAGAAAGATCGGCAATTTTAAAACACAGGAAGTAGCCGTACTGCAGGGAGCCGTTTCGGTTTCCCGGGACCTTTTTATAGGAGGATATGCCAATTACCTGGAAGTAATTACCGCACAGCGCAGTGTTCTGGATGCAGAGCTGACCCTCACCAATGCCCGCCGCGATCAGTTTCTGGCATTGATCGAACTCTACCGTTCGCTGGGTGGTGGCTGGGAATAA
- a CDS encoding carboxy terminal-processing peptidase yields the protein MKKYLITLIPVVLLGWQRGPVHEQAALRPAVEVSMDEDIKPIPAQFKAEGLTTRILSGYHYRKTKLNDSLSAAIFDKYIDAIDHGKLYYLSSDIKDFDQYKNSFDDYLLNQELDVPFQMYNVFRKRYKERSEYIQTLLKEPKPFDFTADESMDTDREKAAWATNTNQLNDTWRKYLKSEALDLKLSGKADTAVISTLRDRYKTRDRALGRIRTEQVFQMFMNAYAESMDPHTSYMAPTSADRFKQEMSQSLEGIGALLREEDNYIKIVEVIPGGPAFKGKQLKKEDKIVAVAQGDEGKMVDIVGWFVDDAVKLIKGPKSTVVRLQVISADALPGAAPKEYRLVREKIKLEEQRAKSEIVSINSGNKAYKIGVIDIPLFYRDFEGAQHREKEFSSTTRDVQKLIGELQQANVDGVVIDLRNNGGGSLTEAVSLTGLFINRGPVVQVKEGQGEIEVQSDNDPTIAYDGPMAVMVNRFSASASEIFAAAIQDYKRGLIVGEQTYGKGTVQTLIDLNQWVPKETDQLGQVKLTVAKFYRINGSSTQLKGVVPDLELPTAFKVNEYGEGSQPSALPWDQIASSKYELTNKVNPKIIEQVKDKYSQRLKTDGELKTLVKTLAEFKEARENKVVSLQESKRKAERDEAEKKRAAMKQIGEDNVTGEDDEEETTASQTPKEVKKKQDIYLTETGRMLVDYIIVAKEPSLAGAKKK from the coding sequence ATGAAAAAGTACCTAATCACTCTTATACCGGTTGTTTTGCTTGGATGGCAGCGCGGCCCTGTTCACGAACAAGCAGCGCTTCGCCCTGCCGTGGAGGTTTCAATGGATGAGGATATCAAGCCAATACCGGCTCAGTTCAAAGCTGAGGGATTGACTACGCGTATTTTATCAGGCTACCATTACAGAAAGACAAAACTCAATGATTCGCTCTCGGCAGCGATCTTTGATAAGTACATTGATGCCATAGATCATGGCAAGCTGTACTATCTCAGCTCGGATATCAAGGATTTTGACCAGTACAAAAATTCTTTTGACGACTACCTGCTGAACCAGGAGCTGGATGTTCCCTTTCAGATGTACAATGTATTCAGAAAGCGCTACAAAGAGCGCAGTGAGTATATCCAGACGTTGTTGAAAGAGCCCAAGCCATTTGACTTTACAGCAGACGAGTCTATGGATACAGACCGTGAAAAAGCTGCGTGGGCAACCAATACGAACCAGCTTAATGATACCTGGCGCAAGTACCTGAAAAGCGAGGCGCTGGACCTGAAATTGTCAGGTAAAGCGGATACAGCCGTCATCAGTACGCTGCGTGACCGCTACAAAACCCGTGACCGTGCGCTGGGCCGCATTCGTACCGAGCAGGTTTTCCAGATGTTCATGAATGCTTATGCGGAATCCATGGACCCTCACACCAGTTACATGGCGCCTACCTCCGCAGACCGTTTCAAGCAGGAAATGAGTCAGTCACTGGAAGGTATCGGAGCACTTCTGAGGGAAGAGGATAACTACATCAAGATCGTGGAGGTAATTCCAGGTGGTCCTGCATTTAAAGGAAAACAGCTTAAAAAAGAGGACAAGATTGTTGCGGTTGCACAGGGTGACGAAGGGAAAATGGTTGACATTGTCGGCTGGTTTGTGGACGATGCTGTAAAGCTGATCAAAGGCCCGAAATCAACTGTGGTACGCTTGCAGGTCATCTCGGCCGATGCATTGCCCGGAGCAGCTCCGAAAGAGTACCGGCTGGTAAGGGAAAAGATCAAGCTGGAAGAGCAGCGTGCAAAAAGTGAGATTGTATCCATCAATTCGGGTAATAAAGCTTACAAAATCGGGGTGATCGACATTCCCCTGTTTTACCGTGACTTTGAAGGTGCACAGCATCGTGAAAAAGAATTTTCGAGCACTACCCGCGATGTACAAAAGCTGATCGGCGAGTTGCAGCAGGCCAATGTGGACGGAGTGGTGATTGACCTTCGTAATAATGGAGGCGGGTCACTGACCGAGGCGGTATCATTGACAGGATTGTTTATCAACCGCGGTCCGGTGGTTCAGGTAAAAGAGGGCCAGGGCGAGATTGAAGTACAGTCTGATAATGATCCTACCATCGCTTACGACGGACCGATGGCCGTCATGGTGAACCGTTTCAGCGCTTCGGCTTCTGAGATATTTGCCGCAGCTATTCAGGATTATAAAAGAGGCTTGATCGTAGGTGAGCAAACATATGGAAAAGGTACTGTTCAGACTTTGATCGACCTGAACCAGTGGGTGCCGAAAGAAACGGATCAGCTTGGACAGGTTAAACTTACCGTTGCGAAATTCTATCGGATTAATGGAAGCAGTACGCAGCTGAAAGGTGTTGTGCCGGATCTGGAACTTCCTACTGCATTCAAGGTAAATGAGTACGGTGAAGGATCTCAGCCAAGTGCTTTGCCCTGGGATCAGATTGCATCGTCCAAGTACGAGCTGACCAACAAAGTCAATCCAAAGATTATTGAGCAGGTAAAAGATAAGTACAGCCAGCGTCTGAAAACTGACGGAGAACTGAAAACACTGGTTAAAACCCTGGCTGAATTTAAGGAAGCCAGAGAAAACAAGGTTGTTTCGTTACAGGAATCGAAGCGGAAAGCAGAGCGGGATGAGGCAGAAAAGAAAAGAGCTGCCATGAAGCAGATTGGTGAAGACAATGTGACCGGCGAAGACGATGAGGAAGAAACAACTGCTTCGCAAACGCCGAAAGAGGTGAAGAAGAAACAGGATATCTACCTTACAGAAACAGGCCGTATGCTGGTTGACTACATCATAGTCGCCAAAGAGCCAAGCCTGGCAGGTGCCAAGAAAAAGTAA
- a CDS encoding thioredoxin domain-containing protein, with product MKRTCINFVLIFQLFFLSCKRSAEIVAEAGGQKVYLDEVDNLVGNSLHEYLSAIYETRAIAADEIINMKLLQLEAQARNISVDSLLAAETRKLAETTTLKQYIADNSLQAGVVDEANPFVLLPLHSTEGKRILKNSYEKHLKIQFLGALRDKHGVKFLLKKPVSPKVDLRGIQVYTRGNVNSKNTITIVSNFNCAVCRRKAPDFKMLYERYRDSFRFNTILLSSSVTLPVLLATCAAKQNKFWQTYDLLYDSAIADSLDLIERSRQWGLNDDCLLCLKSGEVKSAITDNMNKLRALGLNATPTIIINDHIYYGSLDDEAIRRFMKD from the coding sequence ATGAAGCGTACCTGTATAAACTTTGTTTTAATATTTCAGCTATTTTTTCTAAGCTGTAAAAGGTCGGCAGAGATTGTTGCAGAAGCAGGTGGGCAGAAAGTTTATCTTGATGAAGTTGATAATCTGGTAGGTAATTCATTGCATGAATATCTCTCAGCTATTTACGAAACGCGTGCAATCGCGGCTGACGAAATTATTAATATGAAGTTACTTCAGCTTGAAGCCCAAGCGCGAAACATTTCAGTAGATTCCCTTCTAGCGGCCGAAACAAGGAAGCTCGCAGAAACAACTACTCTAAAACAGTACATAGCAGACAATTCATTACAAGCTGGTGTAGTGGATGAAGCAAATCCATTCGTGCTACTTCCGCTGCATAGTACCGAAGGCAAGAGAATACTGAAAAACAGTTATGAAAAGCATTTAAAAATTCAGTTTCTCGGAGCATTGAGGGATAAACATGGTGTAAAGTTTCTGCTGAAAAAACCTGTCAGTCCGAAGGTTGATTTAAGGGGTATTCAAGTTTACACCCGGGGTAATGTAAACAGCAAAAATACGATCACAATAGTTTCTAATTTTAATTGTGCTGTTTGTCGTCGCAAAGCACCGGATTTCAAAATGCTATATGAACGCTATAGAGACTCATTTCGATTTAATACTATCTTATTGTCGTCATCGGTTACTCTGCCGGTACTGCTTGCAACATGTGCAGCAAAACAAAACAAGTTTTGGCAAACCTATGATCTGTTATATGACAGTGCCATTGCAGATAGTCTGGATCTTATAGAACGCTCCCGGCAATGGGGGTTGAATGATGATTGCTTGTTGTGTCTGAAATCCGGTGAGGTGAAATCAGCTATAACAGACAATATGAATAAGCTTCGTGCATTGGGACTCAATGCTACTCCCACTATTATCATTAACGATCACATTTACTATGGCTCGCTGGACGATGAAGCCATCAGGCGCTTCATGAAAGATTAA
- a CDS encoding efflux RND transporter permease subunit yields MFQKFIERPVLSLVISIFITLLGILAVLELPVSQFPDIVPPSVVVTATYTGANAEVCVDAVAVPLEKAINGVPGMTYMTSVSGNDGVTTINISFNVGVDPDLAAVNVQNRVQTVIDELPEEVIKAGVTTEKEVNSMLMYLDIMSSDTAVGEDFVYNFADINILKELKRIDGVGRAQIMGSKDYSMRVWLQPDRMNSYNVSSDEVIQAIRDQNVVAAPGKTGVSSGREKNVLQYVLKYTGKLFEPAQYENIVLRSNPDGSILKLKDVAKIEFGTLEYDMASKSNGRPSASIMIKQRPGSNAQEVIQNIKNKVAELKATTFPPGMDYFVSYDVSRFLDASIHEVIRTLIEAFVLVILIVYLFLQDFRSTLIPALAVPVALVGTFAFMQLFGFSINLLTLFALVLAIGIVVDNAIVVVEAVHAKMAEKHLDAKTATIESMKEMSGAIIAITLVMSAVFVPVAFMSGPVGIFYRQFSITLAISIVISGINALTLTPALCALMLKNTHGQPVKNNLLTRFFNGFNKGYDGVQSGYRRLLTTIVSRRVITIGLLLAFCVATYGINTILPSGFIPTEDQGVINVNVTTPVAATVERTEAVLDEIQKVAESLEPVESVSSLSGYSLLTESAGSSYGMAMINLKPWDQREASVQDIIAEMEAKTRHIKDAEIQYFPPPTVPGFGNSSGFELRVQDRSGNEDLQKTAEVTNQFVKDLMATPEISAAFSSFDASFPQYMIHVDNDIAAKKGVSVDVAMSTLQTMIGSYYASNFIRFGQMYKVMVQADASYRKNPEDLLKLYVKNNRGEMVPFSTFITLERVYGPELLTRYNMFTSAMINGDAAPGYSSGDAIKAVERVAEEKLPRGFTYEWSGMTREEILSGNQAVFIFAICLVFVYLLLAAQYESFLLPLPVILSLPTGVFGAFLALKLLGLENNIYAQVSLVMLIGLLGKNAILIVEYAIIRQKEGRSVLDAALEGATERLRPILMTSFAFIAGLIPLCIASGAGALGNRSIGTAAAGGMLIGTLFGVIIIPGLYVLFAGMATRGKTRKPAPVKEEAVLE; encoded by the coding sequence ATGTTTCAAAAATTCATCGAGCGACCGGTGCTGTCGCTGGTTATCTCCATATTTATAACCCTGCTTGGAATCCTCGCAGTGCTGGAACTGCCCGTTTCCCAGTTTCCTGATATCGTTCCGCCCTCTGTAGTCGTAACTGCCACATATACCGGTGCCAATGCCGAGGTGTGCGTCGATGCGGTGGCCGTACCCCTTGAAAAAGCCATTAATGGCGTACCCGGCATGACTTACATGACCAGCGTGTCCGGCAATGATGGTGTGACAACGATCAATATTTCTTTTAACGTCGGTGTGGATCCCGACCTGGCGGCCGTAAACGTGCAAAACCGCGTGCAAACGGTGATTGATGAACTTCCTGAAGAAGTGATCAAGGCCGGGGTGACCACCGAAAAGGAAGTAAACAGTATGCTCATGTACCTGGATATTATGAGCTCCGACACTGCCGTAGGCGAGGATTTCGTCTACAATTTTGCGGACATCAACATCCTGAAAGAGCTGAAAAGGATTGATGGTGTCGGGCGTGCACAGATCATGGGCAGCAAGGATTACTCTATGCGCGTATGGCTGCAACCCGACCGCATGAACAGTTATAATGTGTCGTCGGATGAAGTAATCCAGGCCATCCGCGATCAGAACGTAGTAGCAGCCCCCGGTAAAACAGGAGTAAGCTCCGGACGTGAAAAGAATGTATTGCAGTACGTTTTGAAGTATACGGGAAAACTATTTGAACCCGCTCAATATGAGAACATCGTACTGCGCTCCAATCCCGATGGCTCTATCCTGAAACTGAAAGATGTAGCCAAGATCGAATTCGGCACGCTTGAATATGATATGGCCTCCAAGTCCAACGGGCGACCATCCGCTTCGATCATGATCAAACAGCGCCCAGGATCCAATGCGCAGGAGGTTATCCAGAATATCAAAAATAAGGTAGCCGAGCTGAAAGCGACCACCTTTCCGCCCGGAATGGACTACTTTGTATCGTATGATGTTTCCCGCTTTCTGGATGCATCCATTCACGAGGTAATCCGCACACTCATTGAGGCTTTTGTGCTGGTAATCCTGATCGTTTACCTGTTTTTGCAGGATTTCCGCTCCACGCTCATCCCGGCCCTAGCCGTACCCGTGGCGCTCGTCGGGACATTTGCATTCATGCAGCTTTTTGGATTTTCCATCAACCTGCTGACGCTTTTCGCGCTCGTACTGGCCATCGGTATTGTGGTGGATAATGCGATTGTGGTCGTGGAGGCTGTCCATGCCAAGATGGCCGAAAAACACCTTGACGCAAAAACCGCCACCATCGAATCCATGAAAGAAATGAGCGGTGCCATCATAGCAATCACCCTGGTGATGTCGGCCGTATTTGTGCCGGTGGCATTCATGTCGGGTCCAGTGGGTATTTTTTACCGGCAATTCTCCATAACCCTCGCCATTTCTATTGTCATATCGGGTATCAATGCATTGACGCTCACGCCTGCTTTATGTGCATTGATGTTGAAAAATACGCATGGGCAACCTGTAAAAAACAATTTGCTCACCAGGTTTTTCAATGGGTTTAATAAAGGGTATGATGGTGTACAAAGTGGCTATCGCAGACTTTTGACCACTATCGTAAGCCGCCGGGTCATTACCATTGGCTTACTGCTGGCCTTCTGTGTGGCTACTTACGGGATCAACACCATTCTGCCCAGCGGGTTTATCCCTACGGAAGACCAGGGAGTGATCAATGTGAATGTTACTACCCCGGTGGCTGCCACCGTGGAAAGAACAGAGGCAGTTCTCGATGAAATCCAGAAAGTTGCCGAAAGCCTTGAACCCGTTGAATCCGTTTCGTCCTTGTCCGGATACAGCCTTCTTACCGAGTCGGCGGGCTCTTCGTACGGTATGGCGATGATCAACCTCAAACCCTGGGACCAGCGAGAGGCTTCTGTTCAGGATATTATTGCGGAAATGGAAGCAAAAACCAGGCACATCAAGGATGCGGAAATCCAGTACTTTCCTCCGCCTACGGTTCCGGGATTCGGTAATTCCAGCGGCTTTGAGCTCAGGGTGCAGGACAGGTCGGGTAATGAAGATTTGCAGAAAACGGCTGAGGTTACCAATCAGTTTGTCAAAGATCTTATGGCGACTCCGGAAATCTCGGCAGCATTCAGCAGCTTCGATGCCAGCTTTCCGCAATATATGATTCACGTGGATAATGATATTGCGGCGAAAAAAGGTGTTTCGGTTGACGTGGCAATGAGTACTCTTCAAACCATGATCGGCAGCTACTATGCTTCCAACTTTATCAGGTTTGGCCAGATGTACAAGGTCATGGTGCAGGCCGATGCGAGTTATCGTAAAAACCCGGAAGACCTTTTAAAGCTGTATGTCAAAAATAACCGGGGTGAAATGGTACCATTTTCCACTTTTATTACGCTGGAAAGGGTATACGGCCCCGAACTGCTCACCCGGTACAACATGTTTACATCCGCCATGATCAATGGCGATGCTGCCCCGGGCTATTCAAGCGGTGATGCCATCAAGGCTGTGGAGCGTGTGGCGGAAGAGAAGCTGCCGCGTGGTTTTACGTACGAATGGTCGGGGATGACGCGTGAAGAAATCCTTTCCGGCAATCAGGCTGTTTTCATTTTCGCGATCTGCCTTGTGTTTGTATACCTGCTGCTTGCGGCCCAGTATGAGAGCTTCCTGCTGCCGCTGCCTGTCATTCTTTCCCTGCCTACCGGCGTCTTTGGTGCATTTCTCGCATTGAAGCTGCTCGGTTTGGAAAACAACATCTATGCACAGGTTTCCCTGGTGATGCTGATTGGTTTATTGGGTAAAAATGCGATCCTGATTGTAGAATATGCCATTATCCGCCAGAAGGAAGGACGGTCCGTTCTTGACGCTGCGCTGGAAGGTGCTACCGAGCGCCTCCGCCCTATCCTGATGACGTCGTTTGCCTTTATCGCCGGGCTTATACCGCTTTGTATTGCATCGGGCGCAGGTGCATTGGGTAACCGGTCTATTGGGACTGCGGCAGCAGGTGGTATGCTCATAGGTACCTTGTTTGGAGTGATTATCATTCCGGGGCTGTATGTACTATTTGCAGGCATGGCTACCCGCGGTAAAACGCGCAAGCCGGCACCTGTCAAAGAAGAAGCAGTCCTTGAATAA